In the genome of Euleptes europaea isolate rEulEur1 chromosome 7, rEulEur1.hap1, whole genome shotgun sequence, one region contains:
- the RD3 gene encoding protein RD3 encodes MSLTSWFRWNDPPRRMSQRSPTEMVIETLMMELGWQIKEAEKQQRDRENEYRKVKTGVDYSWLINYQKLSYDISPGERLQLEDLCSKIHPSYCGPVVFRFRQLIAEYEPEALEVSRLFRSALHEVIEKMKEEEEAKKLARQWNTKHKTSLSLTTFKPRSRISPFSSNIKTISEDVERGTDPTRRVWSMPEFRNTRDY; translated from the exons ATGTCGCTGACGTCGTGGTTCAGGTGGAATGATCCCCCAAGACGAATGTCTCAAAGGAGCCCCACAGAAATGGTGATAGAAACCCTAATGATGGAGCTGGGCTGGCAAATCAAGGAAGCTGAGAAACAGCAGCGGGACAGAGAGAATGAGTACCGCAAGGTAAAGACAGGTGTGGACTACAGCTGGCTGATTAACTACCAGAAGCTCAGCTATGATATCAGTCCAGGGGAACGTCTGCAACTGGAAGACTTGTGTTCCAAAATACACCCCTCCTACTGTGGTCCTGTTGTTTTCAG ATTCCGGCAACTCATTGCTGAATATGAACCAGAAGCACTGGAAGTATCTCGGCTGTTCCGTTCTGCTCTACATGAAGTCATTGAGAAgatgaaagaggaggaagaggcaaaGAAGCTTGCTAGGCAGTGGAACACAAAACACAAAACCAGCCTTTCCCTCACAACTTTCAAACCCCGTTCCAGGATTTCCCCATTCAGCAGCAACATCAAGACCATTTCAGAAGATGTTGAGAGAGGCACTGATCCAACCAGGAGAGTATGGAGCATGCCAGAGTTCAGGAACACCAGGGATTACTGA